The Rheinheimera mangrovi genome contains the following window.
GGTACTGGATATACATGATGTGTTGAATCATATTGTGGCTATAGCCCGCAGTGAGATGGCAAGGCGTAAAGTCGCATTGGTGTTGCAGCTGGCTGCCGAATTGTCCGATATTCTCGGCGATATGGTGCAGTTACAGCAAGTGATGCTGAATCTGGTAATGAATGCCATCGAAGCTATGAGCGAAGTCACAGACAGGCCCAGAGTATTAACTATCTCTACTTTTACAGAAGATGATCAGACTATTGTTATCCGGGTGGAAGATACAGGCCCAGGCATTAACGATGAGACAAAAGCACGGCTGTTTGACGCCTTTTATACGACGAAAAAAGAAGGTATGGGCATGGGGTTGACTATTTGCCGGTCTATCGTCGAAAACCACGGCGGGCGATTGACTGCAGAGGCCAGACTTCCGCTTGGTACAGTCTTTTCGTTTTCTCTGCCACTGGTCAAACCCTGAATGAACAATGTTAACGGAGAAAAACAATGAGCGGCTTGGTGATAGTAGTGGAAGATGAAGATCAGGTAAGGTCGGCACTGGTAAGCTTATTGCAATCTGCTGGTTACACAGTGCGTGATTTTGCATCTGGTACAGATTTTTTGAACAGCACTATGCCAGACACTCCGGCTTGTTTGCTGTTGGATATGCAAATGCCAGACTCCAATGGTATGGACATTATTGAACAACTGGCCAGCACACAGGCCCGAATTCCGGTGATTTTTATTACAGGATACGGTTCTATTCCTCTGAGTGTGCAGGCGATGAAAAAGGGCGCCCGTGAGTTTTTAACCAAACCTGTTTGCCCTGATGCCTTGCTGGCTGCTGTGGCTGAAGCTTTAACATCCGATCAGGCCAATCTGCAGCATCGTATTGAACAGTGTGAGCTGGCTGCCCGCTACAATTTGCTGACTCCCCGTGAGCAGCAGGTGCTGGAGTTTATTATCGGTGGTTTGCTGATCAAACAAATTGCGGCTGAATTAGCGGTCAGCGAAATTACCATTAAGGTGCACAAAAAGCAGATCATGAACAAAATGCGCACCAAATCTATAACCGATCTGGTGCGGATCACAGAACGCTTACATATAACTCAGGCCAGAGGTCGTTAACTACTCTGGCTAGTTGGCCTCATGTTCCAGACTGCGCTCTATGCGCTGGTCCGGGATCAGCCAGAGTATGGCGATAGCGATGTAAATAGCTAAAGCCAGCCACTGTGAGACAAAAGACAACAAAGTGCCTGCCAAATAAAACACCATGGATAAGCGGCCTTTCCAGTCTTTCCCTACTGCATATTTCAGCCTGGATTGCTCGCCTTGCGACACAATGATCCGGTGTTGCAACATCCAATACGCAAAAGATGTCATCAGCAACACAAAACCATAAAGCGCAACAGGCTGGGCTGAAAACTGACTTTCTCCCATCCAGGCCGTGGTAAAGGGGATCAAAGATAACCAGAATAACAAATGCAGGTTGGCCCAAAGGATAGAGCCTGTCACTTTGTCACAAACATAGAGCATATGATGATGATTGTTCCAGTAAATACCTAAGTAGATAAAACTCATCACATAACTAAAAACTACCGGAGCCAGAGGCCATAAAGCTTCGATGTTATGTCCTGTGGGTATGTGCATTTCCAGCACCATAATAGTGATAATAATGGCGAGTACGCCGTCAAACAGGGTTTCCAGTCTGTTTTTACCCATTCAATCCACCCTTCGCGTATCAGCTCAGTGTTAAGGAATTTCTGCTGTATCACTCTACTGAGTCTGGCAATTAAATGTACCTATACATAGGCATAATAGGTGGCTTTGGAGGCGTGCTCTAGTATCAGTGCTGCTGAGCTGGCAGAGGCCAGAACAGCCCCGGATCTGCAATCACCAGATGAATAAGGAATGATCGGATGACAACTATTAGCGCGAAAGACGGTACGAAAATTTTCTACAAAGACTGGGGCTCAGGTCCTGTGGTGGTGTTCAGTCATGGCTGGCCACTAAGCTCTGATGCCTGGGAAGATCAGATGTTTTTCCTCGCATCACAGGGATATCGTTGTATCGCCCATGACCGCCGTGGCCATGGCCGCTCGGAGCAGGCATGGGCAGGCAATGATATGGATACCTATGCCGATGATTTAGCCAGCCTGATTGAGGTTTTGGATTTACAGGATGTCACGCTTGTAGGGCACTCTACTGGTGGTGGCGAAGTCACCC
Protein-coding sequences here:
- a CDS encoding response regulator transcription factor, with the translated sequence MSGLVIVVEDEDQVRSALVSLLQSAGYTVRDFASGTDFLNSTMPDTPACLLLDMQMPDSNGMDIIEQLASTQARIPVIFITGYGSIPLSVQAMKKGAREFLTKPVCPDALLAAVAEALTSDQANLQHRIEQCELAARYNLLTPREQQVLEFIIGGLLIKQIAAELAVSEITIKVHKKQIMNKMRTKSITDLVRITERLHITQARGR
- a CDS encoding TMEM175 family protein, encoding MGKNRLETLFDGVLAIIITIMVLEMHIPTGHNIEALWPLAPVVFSYVMSFIYLGIYWNNHHHMLYVCDKVTGSILWANLHLLFWLSLIPFTTAWMGESQFSAQPVALYGFVLLMTSFAYWMLQHRIIVSQGEQSRLKYAVGKDWKGRLSMVFYLAGTLLSFVSQWLALAIYIAIAILWLIPDQRIERSLEHEAN